The following are encoded together in the Parabacteroides chongii genome:
- a CDS encoding cyclophilin-like fold protein, with product MKKALIFSVAMCMIMSLSACEHDNRMEEPVIPEETTEPDNSNNDNDNNQNENNMATKIKITVGTHTLIASLEDNVTAQAFAAKLPITLPMMDLYGREMCYRFPEALPTDNARTRGYEVGEIVYYPPMHSFVIMYAQNGEHFQMQSIGNIKENVGIFAGIGDVDVRFERCDNNNN from the coding sequence ATGAAAAAAGCATTAATCTTTTCGGTGGCGATGTGTATGATAATGTCGCTATCAGCATGTGAACATGACAACAGAATGGAAGAACCTGTAATTCCAGAGGAAACAACAGAACCAGACAACAGTAATAATGATAACGACAACAATCAGAACGAGAATAATATGGCAACAAAAATCAAGATTACAGTGGGAACACATACATTAATCGCTTCACTTGAAGACAATGTTACGGCTCAAGCCTTTGCCGCTAAACTGCCTATAACCTTACCTATGATGGATTTGTATGGACGGGAAATGTGTTATCGTTTTCCAGAAGCATTGCCTACGGATAATGCACGGACACGAGGCTATGAGGTGGGTGAAATTGTCTATTATCCTCCCATGCATAGTTTTGTCATAATGTATGCACAGAATGGAGAACATTTCCAGATGCAGTCAATTGGGAATATAAAGGAAAATGTTGGCATCTTCGCTGGGATTGGCGATGTTGATGTTCGATTTGAAAGATGTGATAACAACAATAACTAA
- a CDS encoding acyltransferase family protein: MKQRDVSVDLLKFFAVFLIINSHMDALYPKFKMLATGGAIGDALFLFCSGYTLLLSSRQLRFDNWYKRRINRIYPSVFVCALVGCLFQMNGTLSVLTLGGGEFILAIMVYYMLIYGINKYLKNCVLVILVLIFMVSWLVYMLWYPYKYELGEQGIYGITTLFRWIPYFGYMMLGAYVGLKRPFLHFRPVVDFLLLMTCLILFYGIQLGGKIYPVVAPFQILTILPLLGIVFYFYKWCNAGFWKKIYDNNKGYAVIMTVSGLCLESYLIQYSVFTTKMNCIFPLNLPVMVIIVLLASYLCKCLSRVFLQTFGEGDYNWRAVLKLY, translated from the coding sequence ATGAAGCAACGTGATGTAAGTGTTGATCTGTTGAAGTTTTTTGCTGTTTTCTTGATTATAAACAGCCACATGGATGCATTGTATCCAAAATTTAAGATGTTAGCTACGGGAGGAGCAATTGGAGATGCATTGTTTCTTTTTTGTTCTGGTTACACTTTGTTGTTGAGTAGCAGACAATTGAGGTTTGATAATTGGTACAAGCGAAGAATTAATCGAATTTATCCATCTGTGTTTGTATGTGCTTTGGTCGGATGCTTGTTTCAGATGAATGGGACATTGAGTGTTTTGACATTGGGAGGCGGTGAGTTTATTCTTGCTATAATGGTTTATTATATGCTTATTTATGGAATTAACAAGTATCTGAAGAACTGTGTATTGGTTATATTAGTATTGATATTTATGGTATCTTGGTTAGTTTATATGTTGTGGTATCCTTATAAATATGAATTGGGAGAACAGGGTATTTATGGTATTACAACGCTTTTTCGTTGGATACCCTATTTCGGTTATATGATGCTTGGAGCCTATGTGGGGCTAAAACGTCCTTTTTTACATTTTAGGCCTGTAGTTGATTTTTTATTACTTATGACTTGCTTAATTTTGTTTTATGGTATCCAGTTAGGAGGAAAGATATATCCGGTTGTTGCGCCTTTTCAGATTTTAACAATATTACCTTTATTGGGAATTGTTTTCTATTTTTATAAGTGGTGTAATGCTGGTTTTTGGAAAAAAATATATGATAACAATAAAGGATATGCAGTCATTATGACTGTTTCTGGATTATGCCTAGAGTCTTATCTTATTCAATATAGTGTTTTCACTACGAAAATGAATTGTATTTTTCCATTAAATCTTCCTGTAATGGTAATCATTGTTTTGCTGGCATCGTATTTATGTAAATGTCTTTCTCGGGTATTTTTACAGACGTTTGGTGAGGGTGATTATAATTGGAGAGCGGTATTGAAATTATATTGA
- a CDS encoding helix-turn-helix domain-containing protein, with product MSELFKANNINLYNDWAGVETQNPLVGFIDFSTVKPLRHVRKVYGFYAVFLKDQKCGEVRYGRRYYDYQNGTLIFIAPGQVFGAEDDGMEFQPEGYLLMFHPDLLRNTPLGRMMDEYSFFSYEINEALHISTVERQIIMDCFKKIQYELNHPIDRHSKNLITDNIKTFLDYCTRFYDRQFITRDNHNHDVLTRFERLINDYFNDGTAKQIGLPTVQYCADKLNLSPNYFSDLLKKETGFTPLRFIHNKAIEIAKTELVSTECTINEIAYNLGFQYPQHFTRLFKKEVGCTPNEYRIQLS from the coding sequence ATGAGTGAACTGTTCAAAGCGAACAATATAAACCTATACAATGATTGGGCTGGAGTAGAAACACAAAACCCATTAGTGGGTTTTATTGACTTTTCTACTGTGAAGCCACTGCGCCATGTGCGAAAAGTATACGGTTTCTATGCCGTGTTTCTGAAAGACCAAAAGTGTGGAGAAGTACGCTATGGTCGCAGATACTACGATTACCAGAACGGGACACTGATATTCATAGCTCCCGGTCAGGTATTTGGCGCAGAAGATGACGGTATGGAGTTCCAGCCTGAAGGCTACCTGCTAATGTTCCATCCTGATTTGTTACGGAACACACCGCTCGGACGGATGATGGACGAATATTCGTTTTTCTCTTATGAAATTAACGAAGCACTGCATATTAGCACAGTAGAACGGCAAATCATCATGGATTGCTTCAAAAAAATCCAATATGAATTGAACCATCCGATAGACCGGCATAGCAAGAACCTAATCACGGATAACATTAAAACTTTTCTTGACTATTGCACACGTTTTTACGACCGCCAGTTTATTACACGCGATAATCATAATCACGATGTCCTTACAAGGTTTGAGCGACTTATTAACGACTATTTTAACGATGGGACAGCCAAACAAATTGGCTTGCCCACCGTACAATATTGTGCTGATAAATTGAACCTTTCACCTAACTATTTCAGTGATTTGTTGAAAAAAGAAACAGGTTTTACACCCTTACGCTTCATTCATAACAAGGCAATTGAGATTGCCAAGACCGAACTTGTTTCTACTGAGTGCACTATCAATGAGATTGCTTATAATCTCGGTTTTCAATACCCTCAACATTTCACTCGATTATTCAAGAAAGAGGTGGGTTGTACCCCTAATGAATATAGAATACAGTTATCTTGA
- a CDS encoding MobC family plasmid mobilization relaxosome protein, with protein MKYKEDKKRNKGGRPKKGTAEKLEYRVVVKLAAADYFRLLTRAHDAGVSRSEYMRECFRNGHVKGRLSEEHATHVRNLCGMANNLNQLAHKANAGGFYEERNDCKVAVARIHELLTKIGI; from the coding sequence ATGAAATATAAGGAAGACAAGAAACGCAACAAGGGCGGTCGTCCGAAGAAAGGGACTGCCGAGAAACTGGAATACCGTGTCGTCGTGAAACTGGCGGCAGCCGACTACTTCCGCTTGTTGACACGGGCGCATGATGCCGGAGTGTCACGTAGCGAATACATGAGGGAGTGTTTCCGAAACGGTCATGTGAAAGGACGGCTGTCGGAGGAACACGCCACCCATGTGCGGAACCTGTGCGGCATGGCGAACAACCTGAACCAGCTTGCGCACAAGGCGAATGCAGGGGGATTCTATGAGGAACGTAACGACTGTAAGGTGGCAGTGGCAAGAATCCATGAACTCTTAACCAAGATAGGAATATGA
- a CDS encoding carboxymuconolactone decarboxylase family protein, which yields MLASSLGLAMLMFDLKDVITTITKAMNVMQKIIAMTTLCATLGTSDMFSVEAQNVDTLSVRQQAIIPIAAFMAKGDLKHLPKALNEGLDAGLTVNEIKEVLTHLYAYTGFPRSLNSMSSFMAVIEERKANGKQIIEGENASSSLEDKNFYELGTEIQTRLSGHLVKGGIMDFAPAIDYCLKAHLFGYLFGRGNLDETSREIATLSALSALEGTEGQIKIHLRYATNAGLSEMQIWNIVDVLKEQVGNKEAYCANKVISAAYERKFSMGCPIEDIFPRGRISTADYFTGTVWNQRLVSGDSITKCQTSNVTFEAGSRTRWHIHTGTQILLCTAGKGWYQEQGHAARELQTGDVVVIRPGVVHWHGASASHEFSHLSVIPNPEKNKDTWLEAVNEEDYQLLKCI from the coding sequence ATGTTGGCATCTTCGCTGGGATTGGCGATGTTGATGTTCGATTTGAAAGATGTGATAACAACAATAACTAAGGCGATGAATGTAATGCAGAAAATAATAGCAATGACTACCCTATGTGCCACACTTGGTACGAGTGATATGTTTTCAGTAGAAGCGCAGAATGTAGATACGCTTAGTGTCAGACAACAGGCTATTATACCCATTGCTGCTTTTATGGCAAAAGGGGACTTGAAACATTTGCCGAAAGCTCTCAACGAAGGACTTGATGCTGGATTAACGGTAAACGAAATAAAAGAAGTACTCACGCATCTTTATGCCTATACGGGTTTCCCCCGTAGTTTGAATTCAATGTCATCGTTTATGGCGGTAATAGAAGAGCGCAAGGCTAATGGAAAACAAATTATTGAAGGAGAAAATGCAAGTTCATCCCTTGAAGATAAAAATTTCTATGAATTGGGGACAGAGATACAAACTCGCTTATCCGGGCATCTTGTAAAGGGAGGTATAATGGATTTTGCACCAGCCATAGACTATTGTCTGAAAGCGCATCTGTTCGGCTATCTTTTCGGACGTGGCAATCTTGATGAGACAAGCCGTGAAATAGCTACACTATCCGCATTGTCTGCACTCGAAGGCACTGAAGGACAGATTAAAATCCACTTGAGATATGCCACCAATGCCGGATTGAGCGAAATGCAAATCTGGAACATTGTAGATGTGCTGAAAGAACAGGTAGGCAACAAAGAAGCCTACTGTGCCAATAAGGTAATAAGTGCCGCATACGAACGTAAGTTTTCAATGGGCTGTCCTATCGAAGATATATTTCCGAGAGGCAGAATATCAACCGCCGATTATTTCACGGGAACCGTATGGAACCAGCGTTTAGTATCGGGTGATAGCATCACTAAATGCCAAACCAGTAATGTAACATTTGAAGCCGGGTCACGAACTCGCTGGCACATTCATACCGGGACACAAATATTGCTATGTACTGCCGGGAAAGGCTGGTATCAGGAGCAAGGACATGCAGCCCGTGAATTACAAACCGGAGATGTCGTTGTCATTCGTCCGGGAGTGGTGCATTGGCACGGGGCATCTGCAAGCCATGAGTTCAGCCACCTTTCTGTCATTCCCAATCCCGAAAAGAACAAGGACACATGGTTGGAAGCGGTAAATGAAGAAGATTATCAACTCTTAAAATGTATATGA
- a CDS encoding sugar O-acetyltransferase produces the protein MNENRNEKNLLSEREYRAWDKELVALRDETHKAMLRFNTSGDKQVLKELFQQSLEDVSIAPPMHCNYGGNHIRFGHRVFINANCTFQPAGGVEIGDDVYIGSDVKFYTTIHPINPEERTAGKASVRPIKIGAKVWIGGGVVILPGVEIGEGTTIGAGSVVTRSIPANSVAVGNPCRVIRKL, from the coding sequence ATGAATGAAAATAGAAACGAAAAGAATTTATTGTCCGAAAGAGAATATCGGGCATGGGATAAAGAACTGGTAGCATTGAGGGACGAAACGCATAAGGCGATGCTTCGTTTCAATACAAGTGGAGATAAACAAGTATTGAAAGAACTTTTTCAACAATCGTTGGAAGATGTCAGTATTGCCCCGCCGATGCACTGCAACTATGGCGGCAATCATATCCGCTTCGGGCATCGTGTATTCATCAATGCCAATTGTACCTTTCAGCCCGCAGGCGGCGTGGAGATTGGCGATGATGTATATATCGGCTCGGACGTGAAGTTTTATACCACTATTCACCCTATCAACCCCGAAGAAAGGACAGCCGGAAAAGCATCGGTACGACCTATCAAAATAGGGGCAAAGGTGTGGATAGGTGGCGGGGTAGTCATTCTGCCCGGAGTGGAAATCGGAGAAGGCACTACTATCGGGGCAGGAAGTGTCGTTACCCGTTCCATTCCTGCTAATAGTGTAGCTGTTGGAAACCCTTGTCGGGTAATCAGAAAACTTTAA
- a CDS encoding hybrid sensor histidine kinase/response regulator codes for MKPHSIIRIKISRILISVGYMLICLLSGGIMYLWFYEWQAIEKLEISNRRIDRFRAEVNDIHIRLIGFSLMGETVLDWDEADLENYRTQRIALDSTLCLFNETHAIGRIDSVRSLLEDKERQMRWIVLMLDEQQSINKRIASQTPVIVQKIVQEQPKKPKRKGFLGIFGKKEKTKSTTTTTMLRSPNRNMVSEQKAQSRRLSEQADSLAARNAELNRQLRRLIRQIEKKVQTDLQKREDEITAMRERSFTHVGGLMGLVLLLLIVSYIIIYRDGKRIKRYKRETEDLISQLTESVNQNKELINSRKKAMHTITHELRTPLAAIHGYAELIQRNKDASKNGRYSEHIRLSSQRMLAMLNSLLDFFRLDNGKERLVSIPFRLEDIAHTLKVEFQNMAENKNLCLVIENNADIVLTGDKNRILQIGNNLLSNAIKFTENGGVSMTTDYNNGVLTLVVEDTGSGMTEDEQQRVFTAFERLSNATAQDGFGLGLSVVKRIVDMLKGTIDLLSEKGKGSRFTVRLPMFVAETVSEVKSQDMTNCHIPTLCSVLVLDDNETLLSMIKEMYAYAGVCCNTFDNVGDMLEAMRKRNYDLLVTDMKMPEMNGYEVLELLRSSNIGNAKDIPVIVATASGSCDTEQLLAKGFAGCLFKPFTLEELITATENALKTKPDDDLPDLKSLLAYGDSGAMLDRLIAETEKDMQDLGKAGVNLDRRALADLSHRLRSSWAVIRADNSLWHLYNCIQLECSDTELQQAIKAVLKKGDMIIEQAKEERRKCDNG; via the coding sequence ATGAAACCACATAGCATAATAAGAATAAAAATCTCTCGCATTTTGATTTCTGTAGGTTACATGTTGATATGCCTATTATCTGGTGGTATCATGTATTTGTGGTTTTATGAATGGCAAGCTATTGAAAAACTGGAAATAAGCAACAGACGAATAGACAGATTTAGAGCTGAAGTAAATGATATTCATATTCGCCTGATAGGGTTCTCTCTGATGGGAGAAACTGTATTGGATTGGGACGAAGCGGATTTGGAGAATTACCGTACCCAACGTATCGCATTGGACAGCACATTGTGCCTGTTCAATGAAACTCATGCAATTGGACGTATCGACAGTGTGCGCAGTCTTTTAGAGGATAAGGAACGACAGATGCGCTGGATTGTGCTGATGCTTGACGAACAACAATCCATCAACAAAAGGATTGCCAGTCAAACACCGGTTATTGTGCAGAAGATTGTGCAGGAGCAGCCCAAGAAACCGAAGCGAAAAGGTTTCTTGGGCATCTTCGGCAAGAAAGAGAAAACGAAGTCAACGACAACAACGACTATGCTTCGTTCACCCAATAGAAACATGGTCAGCGAACAGAAAGCGCAGAGCCGTCGATTGTCGGAACAAGCCGACAGTCTTGCTGCCCGCAATGCAGAACTTAACAGGCAGTTGAGGAGGCTAATCCGCCAAATAGAAAAGAAGGTGCAAACCGACCTGCAAAAACGGGAAGACGAGATTACCGCCATGAGGGAACGTTCATTTACGCATGTGGGCGGTTTGATGGGATTAGTTCTTTTGCTGTTGATTGTTTCCTATATCATTATATACCGTGACGGCAAACGTATCAAACGATATAAACGTGAAACGGAGGACTTGATTTCACAATTGACGGAATCAGTCAATCAGAATAAGGAACTGATTAATTCACGCAAGAAAGCCATGCACACCATTACCCATGAATTACGCACACCACTTGCCGCAATTCACGGGTATGCAGAACTAATCCAAAGAAACAAAGATGCTTCAAAAAACGGACGATATTCGGAACATATCCGTCTGTCCTCCCAACGGATGCTTGCCATGCTCAATTCGTTGCTGGATTTCTTCCGGTTGGATAACGGCAAGGAACGGCTTGTTTCCATTCCGTTCAGATTGGAAGACATTGCCCATACATTGAAAGTCGAATTTCAGAATATGGCTGAAAACAAGAACTTGTGTCTTGTCATTGAAAACAATGCGGATATTGTGCTGACGGGTGATAAGAACCGTATCCTGCAAATCGGGAACAACCTACTTTCCAATGCAATCAAATTCACGGAAAACGGAGGTGTTTCCATGACAACCGACTATAACAACGGAGTTCTGACACTTGTTGTTGAAGATACGGGGTCAGGCATGACCGAAGATGAGCAACAACGGGTTTTTACCGCATTTGAAAGGCTTTCCAATGCCACTGCACAGGACGGTTTCGGGCTTGGCTTGTCTGTTGTAAAACGGATTGTAGATATGTTGAAAGGTACAATAGACTTGCTGAGCGAAAAAGGGAAAGGCAGCCGTTTCACAGTCAGACTGCCGATGTTTGTTGCCGAAACAGTATCGGAAGTTAAGTCACAGGATATGACAAACTGCCATATCCCAACCCTGTGTTCCGTCTTGGTGCTTGATGATAATGAAACGTTGCTTTCCATGATAAAGGAAATGTATGCCTATGCAGGTGTATGTTGTAATACCTTCGATAACGTGGGCGACATGTTGGAAGCCATGCGTAAGCGCAATTATGACTTGCTTGTCACCGACATGAAAATGCCGGAGATGAACGGCTATGAGGTATTGGAACTGTTGCGTTCTTCAAATATCGGCAATGCAAAGGACATTCCCGTAATAGTGGCTACCGCTTCCGGCAGTTGCGATACAGAGCAACTACTGGCAAAAGGCTTTGCCGGATGCCTGTTCAAGCCCTTTACATTGGAGGAACTGATTACCGCCACAGAAAATGCTTTGAAAACAAAGCCCGATGATGATTTGCCCGATTTGAAATCCCTGTTGGCTTATGGCGACAGTGGAGCGATGCTTGACAGGCTGATTGCCGAAACGGAAAAAGACATGCAGGATTTAGGCAAGGCAGGAGTAAACCTTGATAGAAGGGCATTGGCGGATTTGTCACACCGTCTGCGGAGTTCATGGGCGGTTATCCGTGCCGACAATTCCTTATGGCATTTATACAACTGCATACAATTGGAATGTTCAGACACAGAACTGCAACAGGCGATTAAAGCCGTATTGAAAAAAGGAGATATGATTATTGAACAGGCAAAGGAAGAAAGGAGAAAATGCGATAATGGATAA
- a CDS encoding relaxase/mobilization nuclease domain-containing protein has translation MMAKIVKGSDFKGVVDYILDKDKGVQKIAANGLFLESKETIVMSFNIQSQMNGKVAKPVGHIALSFSKEDEPRLTNHIMAHIALEYMERMGLRNTQFFIARHFDKEHPHVHIAFNRIGNDGRTLSDRNDRLRSTRICKELTLKYGLHMADGKDNVKRNRLKEPDRTKYRLYDILKTEVGRCGNWNVLVANLNRQGVEVHFKHKGQTNEVQGVVFTMNGYHFNGSKVDRRFSYSKIDATLQRNRYEECMKLKSKVYTTDTSSATSDTVRGELFRGSLGLLNGHGSSCNAADAEANQEMAEILRRKKKRRRGMRL, from the coding sequence ATGATGGCGAAAATCGTAAAAGGAAGCGACTTCAAGGGTGTGGTGGACTACATCCTTGACAAGGACAAGGGAGTGCAGAAAATCGCAGCCAACGGTTTGTTTTTGGAAAGCAAGGAGACCATCGTTATGAGTTTCAATATCCAGTCGCAGATGAATGGCAAGGTGGCGAAGCCTGTCGGACATATTGCCCTCAGCTTCTCCAAAGAGGACGAGCCACGGTTGACGAACCATATCATGGCACATATCGCGCTTGAATATATGGAGAGGATGGGATTGCGCAACACACAGTTCTTCATAGCCCGCCACTTCGACAAGGAGCATCCGCATGTGCATATCGCCTTCAACCGCATAGGCAATGACGGCAGGACACTCTCGGACAGAAACGACCGATTACGCAGCACCCGTATCTGCAAGGAGCTTACTTTGAAATACGGTCTGCACATGGCTGACGGCAAGGATAATGTCAAGCGCAACCGTCTGAAAGAGCCGGACAGGACGAAATACAGGCTGTACGACATACTGAAAACGGAAGTGGGCAGGTGCGGCAACTGGAACGTGCTTGTCGCCAACCTTAACCGTCAGGGTGTGGAAGTCCACTTCAAACACAAGGGACAGACAAATGAAGTGCAGGGTGTGGTCTTCACCATGAACGGCTACCACTTCAACGGATCCAAAGTGGACAGGCGTTTCAGTTACTCCAAGATTGATGCAACCTTGCAGCGCAACAGGTATGAGGAATGCATGAAACTGAAATCGAAAGTTTATACAACAGATACCTCAAGTGCAACTTCCGACACTGTAAGAGGTGAACTTTTCAGAGGCTCATTGGGATTGTTGAACGGTCACGGTTCATCCTGTAACGCTGCCGATGCGGAAGCCAATCAGGAGATGGCAGAAATATTGCGTAGAAAGAAAAAGCGCAGACGGGGAATGAGGTTATGA
- a CDS encoding sigma-54-dependent transcriptional regulator gives MDKMKIIVVEDNPVYNTFVCNILAKEGFKTEQVYHLSSARKALIKADNDDIVLADLRLPDGESIELLKWMRVNDKRQAFIIMTDYAEVHTAVESMKLGSLDYIPKQLVEDKLVPLLHSIIKEREQKRQRQVPIFIRQGEAYRNIKKRVHLVAPTRMSVLILGENGTGKEHIAQDIHAQSRFSDKPFVAVDCGSLAPALAPSAFFGHVKGAFTGADCNRTGYFQEAEGGTLFLDEVGNLTMEMQQMLLRAIQERRYRPVGAKGEKTANVRIIAATNENLHDAVKEKRFRQDLLYRLQEYVITIPPLRDCQEDIMPLADFFREIANDELGRNVRGFDASARKALLTYTWSGNVRELKQKIFTAVLHTESDTITDSNLELSYESASSSTVSFALRTAEEEKERIIRALKQANGNKILAARLLAISRSTLYAKIAEYGIKVEKTFK, from the coding sequence ATGGATAAGATGAAGATAATCGTAGTAGAGGACAACCCCGTATATAATACATTCGTGTGCAATATATTGGCAAAGGAAGGTTTCAAGACAGAACAGGTATATCACCTGTCATCTGCAAGAAAGGCTCTGATAAAGGCTGACAATGACGATATAGTCCTTGCTGACCTGCGTCTGCCTGACGGGGAAAGCATCGAACTGTTGAAATGGATGCGTGTCAATGACAAACGGCAGGCGTTCATCATCATGACCGACTATGCCGAAGTGCATACGGCAGTCGAGAGCATGAAGCTCGGTTCGCTGGACTATATTCCCAAACAGTTGGTGGAGGACAAACTCGTTCCGCTTCTCCATTCCATTATCAAGGAACGTGAACAGAAAAGGCAACGCCAAGTACCGATATTCATACGGCAGGGGGAAGCGTACCGCAACATCAAGAAACGGGTACACCTTGTTGCACCCACTCGGATGAGCGTTTTGATATTGGGCGAGAACGGCACGGGCAAGGAGCATATCGCCCAAGACATCCATGCACAAAGCCGCTTTTCCGACAAACCTTTCGTGGCGGTGGATTGTGGTTCACTTGCACCTGCACTTGCCCCATCCGCTTTTTTCGGTCATGTCAAGGGAGCGTTCACGGGTGCGGACTGCAACAGAACCGGATATTTTCAGGAAGCCGAGGGCGGTACGCTGTTTCTTGACGAGGTGGGCAATCTTACGATGGAAATGCAACAGATGTTACTTCGTGCCATACAGGAAAGAAGATACCGTCCTGTCGGGGCAAAGGGTGAAAAGACCGCCAACGTGCGGATAATCGCTGCTACCAACGAGAACCTGCATGATGCCGTCAAGGAAAAGCGTTTCCGGCAGGACTTATTATACAGGTTGCAGGAATATGTAATCACCATTCCCCCGTTGCGTGACTGTCAGGAAGACATCATGCCGTTGGCTGACTTCTTCCGTGAGATAGCCAATGACGAACTTGGACGGAACGTCAGAGGTTTTGACGCTTCCGCCCGTAAAGCCCTGCTCACCTACACATGGTCGGGCAATGTTCGTGAATTGAAGCAAAAGATATTCACGGCAGTCCTACATACGGAGAGCGATACGATAACCGATTCAAACTTGGAACTAAGTTACGAATCCGCATCTTCTTCCACGGTTAGTTTCGCCTTACGGACGGCAGAAGAGGAAAAGGAGCGAATCATACGGGCATTGAAACAGGCAAACGGCAACAAGATACTTGCCGCCAGACTTCTCGCCATCAGCAGGTCAACACTGTACGCCAAGATTGCGGAATATGGGATAAAGGTTGAGAAGACTTTTAAATGA
- a CDS encoding NAD(P)-dependent alcohol dehydrogenase, whose protein sequence is MKKIILILTTIIMCTHVSAQENRIPSKGYALFSKDGSFQPYEFTRHSIGEHDILIRTLYCGICHSDIHQVHSDWKEETYPIVPGHEIVGEVVKVGSAVSKFKVGDIAGVGCMVNSCRHCEYCEDNQEQYCTDGRVLTYANKDVYHDGEMTQGGYSTNMVVDEAFAICVPKNAPLEKVGPLMCAGITTWSPIKQCGIKAGDKVGVAGFGGLGHMAVQYLISLGAEVTVFDITEEKREDALRLGAKRYINVTREEDLQGINNTLKFILSTIPANYNPMMYINILKVGGILAVVGMPAAKETPNISVTALRGRYLTTSIIGGIKETQEVVDYSLAHDIYPETVVIPADASAIDKAYQNVINGKVKFRYVIDMGTIK, encoded by the coding sequence ATGAAAAAGATAATATTAATTTTAACAACAATCATTATGTGTACGCACGTTTCAGCACAAGAGAACAGAATCCCGTCTAAAGGCTATGCTCTATTCAGCAAGGACGGAAGTTTTCAACCCTATGAGTTTACCCGTCATTCCATAGGTGAACATGACATACTTATTCGCACCCTATACTGCGGCATCTGCCACAGCGATATTCATCAAGTACATAGCGATTGGAAAGAGGAAACATATCCAATAGTTCCCGGTCACGAAATTGTAGGCGAAGTGGTGAAAGTAGGGAGTGCCGTAAGCAAATTCAAGGTAGGCGATATTGCCGGAGTAGGTTGTATGGTAAACTCTTGCCGTCATTGTGAATATTGCGAGGATAATCAAGAGCAATATTGTACTGACGGACGTGTGCTGACCTATGCCAATAAAGATGTCTATCATGACGGAGAAATGACACAAGGCGGTTATTCAACCAATATGGTAGTGGATGAAGCATTTGCAATCTGTGTTCCGAAAAATGCTCCATTGGAGAAAGTCGGACCACTGATGTGTGCTGGGATTACAACTTGGTCGCCCATTAAGCAGTGCGGAATCAAAGCTGGTGACAAAGTAGGTGTGGCTGGTTTCGGTGGGTTGGGACACATGGCAGTACAATACCTTATCAGTCTGGGTGCGGAAGTGACCGTTTTCGATATTACCGAAGAAAAACGTGAAGATGCCCTGCGCTTGGGAGCAAAGCGATATATTAATGTAACACGTGAAGAAGATTTACAGGGTATTAACAATACGCTAAAATTCATTCTTTCCACCATTCCTGCAAACTATAATCCAATGATGTATATAAATATCCTGAAAGTGGGTGGTATATTAGCTGTGGTAGGTATGCCTGCGGCTAAAGAAACACCTAATATCAGTGTGACAGCTTTACGAGGTCGCTATCTCACGACTTCCATTATCGGCGGTATCAAGGAAACACAGGAAGTAGTTGATTACTCGCTGGCTCACGACATTTATCCCGAAACGGTCGTTATCCCTGCCGATGCTTCTGCCATAGACAAGGCTTATCAAAATGTGATAAACGGAAAAGTAAAATTCCGCTATGTAATTGATATGGGTACAATAAAATAA